A single genomic interval of Zingiber officinale cultivar Zhangliang chromosome 4A, Zo_v1.1, whole genome shotgun sequence harbors:
- the LOC121971240 gene encoding transcription termination factor MTERF8, chloroplastic-like: MCHVSYCCSGVARSVVGVSWPAAEAISTVFSSAAGTGGAMAPVALRFSFSALPLPYPSTYKRRPFLPFSALTASLLRHLCIARAATGTSPSAFWILRELHLDEKEAEALLLAHPELELTAQESLRDHVFTLKSLGISDSALRRIVVRRPDVLSATEFGPFLDFVLAKLKGIKREKLERILATIHSEFLEGIIAGATLLLDHGFPGEHLGHVFNHVNIRKVFRERPLRDLEEMIFYLKRFGWPKWVLSRPMILNLDLHGQLIPRVEFFIELGGGDEAAGAALISKLPALLTYAADRFRSHLEFWRSVGLTDEELFKVALVYPNIFSVSKEQKLKPRIEFLRQCGMSAEDIFKFLVKAPLFMSLSFEKNLSKKLSFLVKIGHRHQTKELAWAFGAATRTSCENMQRVIEVLLSYGLSFEDILAMSKKHHQVLQYNHKSLEKKMEFLIEDMERDVSEILNFPAFLGYNLDDRIKRRYEIKRKIRGKGMSLNKLLSVSTERF, translated from the exons ATGTGCCACGTCAGCTATTGTTGCTCGGGAGTGGCTCGGTCCGTCGTTGGGGTTTCGTGGCCGGCGGCGGAAGCGATTTCGACAGTCTTCAGTTCAGCCGCCGGGACAGGAGGAGCGATGGCCCCGGTCGCCTTGCGCTTCTCTTTCTCAGCGCTCCCTCTGCCTTATCCTTCCACATACAAGCGCCGCCCCTTCCTCCCTTTCTCGGCTCTTACCGCCAGTCTCCTTCGCCATCTCTGCATCGCTCGCGCGGCAACGGGCACCTCGCCTTCAG CGTTCTGGATCCTGCGAGAGCTCCAtttggacgagaaggaagcggagGCGCTCCTCCTCGCGCATCCAGAGCTCGAGCTCACGGCTCAGGAATCCCTTCGTGACCATGTATTCACCCTCAAGTCCCTTGGAATCTCCGACTCTGCGCTCCGCCGCATCGTCGTCCGGCGCCCAGACGTTCTCTCGGCTACCGAGTTCGGCCCCTTCCTCGATTTTGTGCTCGCCAAATTGAAGGGGATCAAACGGGAGAAATTGGAGCGGATTTTGGCGACGATCCACTCCGAGTTCCTCGAGGGCATCATTGCGGGCGCCACGCTTCTCTTGGACCACGGTTTCCCCGGCGAGCATCTAGGGCATGTGTTCAACCATGTGAACATCAGAAAGGTGTTCCGCGAAAGGCCCCTGAGAGACTTGGAGGAGATGATATTCTATCTTAAGCGATTCGGCTGGCCCAAATGGGTCCTCAGCCGGCCAATGATTCTGAATCTCGATCTCCATGGCCAGCTGATCCCCAGGGTAGAATTCTTTATCGAGCTTGGCGGCGGAGATGAAGCGGCTGGTGCCGCCTTGATCTCCAAATTGCCTGCCCTGTTAACCTATGCAGCAGATCGCTTCCGTTCCCACCTGGAGTTCTGGAGATCCGTTGGCCTCACTGACGAAGAGCTCTTTAAGGTTGCATTGGTGTATCCCAACATCTTCAGTGTCAGCAAGGAGCAGAAACTCAAGCCCCGGATTGAATTCTTGAGGCAATGTGGCATGAGTGCAGAGGACATCTTCAAATTCTTGGTCAAAGCTCCCTTGTTCATGAGCCTGTCCTTCGAGAAAAACCTCTCCAAGAAGCTGAGCTTCCTCGTAAAAATCGGCCACAGACACCAGACTAAGGAGTTGGCCTGGGCATTCGGGGCTGCTACGAGAACAAGCTGCGAGAACATGCAGAGGGTGATTGAAGTCTTATTGAGCTATGGGCTGTCTTTTGAGGACATACTGGCTATGAGCAAGAAGCATCATCAGGTGCTCCAGTACAACCATAAGTCACTGGAGAAGAAAATGGAGTTTCTGATAGAGGATATGGAGAGGGATGTCAGCGAGATACTAAACTTCCCGGCATTTCTTGGATACAACCTAGATGACCGGATTAAGAGACGGTACGAGATAAAAAGGAAGATAAGAGGAAAAGGAATGTCGCTTAACAAGCTCTTGAGTGTGTCTACGGAGAGGTTTTAA
- the LOC121971241 gene encoding UDP-glucuronate 4-epimerase 4-like has product MDADAAPSTPGKWKMEKPHHHYRHRLFLLHRLQNLPKLAFWTFFAFALFLAVFLLSPSPRSHFSSGSVRRSLGVSAAPWGGPAWEKRVRSSASARGVSSGKSVLVTGAAGFVGMHVAAALKRRGDGVLGLDNFNAYYDPALKRARRALLDRAGVFVVEGDINDAALLRKLFDVVPFTHVVHLAAQAGVRHALADPGSYIHSNVAGLVAVLEAAKAADPQPAVVWASSSSVYGLNSKVPFSEADRTDRPASLYAATKKAGEEIAHVYNHIYGLSITGLRFFTVYGPWGRPDMAYFFFTRDILRGKPVSIFECPDHATVARDFTYIDDIVRGCVAAVDHAGKSTGSGGKKHGSAPFRIYNLGNTSPVSVSDLVSILEQLLKVKAVKKLVKMPRNGDVQFTHANITLAQKELRYRPTTGLQSGLKKFVRWYLDYYSSSLSKHGSKGRTTN; this is encoded by the coding sequence ATGGATGCGGACGCCGCACCTTCCACCCCCGGCAAGTGGAAGATGGAGAAGCCCCACCACCACTACCGCCATCGCCTCTTCCTCCTTCACCGCTTGCAAAATCTGCCAAAATTGGCTTTTTGGACTTTCTTCGCCTTCGCCCTCTTCCTCGCCGTCTTCCTGCTCTCGCCTTCCCCCCGCTCCCACTTTTCCTCCGGGAGCGTCCGACGCTCCCTCGGCGTGAGCGCCGCCCCCTGGGGCGGCCCCGCCTGGGAGAAGCGCGTTCGGTCCTCAGCCAGCGCGCGCGGCGTCTCCTCCGGGAAGTCCGTCCTCGTCACCGGAGCCGCCGGGTTCGTCGGGATGCACGTGGCCGCCGCCCTCAAGCGCCGCGGCGACGGCGTCCTCGGCCTCGACAACTTCAACGCCTACTACGATCCCGCCCTGAAGCGGGCGCGCCGGGCGCTGCTCGACCGCGCGGGCGTCTTCGTCGTCGAGGGCGACATCAACGACGCCGCGCTGCTCCGCAAGCTCTTCGACGTCGTGCCGTTTACCCACGTCGTGCATCTCGCGGCCCAGGCCGGCGTCCGCCACGCCCTCGCCGACCCCGGCTCGTACATCCACTCCAACGTCGCGGGGCTCGTCGCGGTGCTGGAGGCCGCCAAGGCGGCGGACCCCCAGCCGGCCGTCGTCtgggcctcctcctcctccgtctACGGGCTCAACTCCAAGGTCCCCTTCTCGGAGGCCGACCGCACCGACCGACCGGCGTCGCTCTACGCCGCCACAAAGAAAGCCGGGGAGGAGATCGCCCACGTCTACAACCATATCTACGGCCTCTCTATCACCGGCCTCCGCTTCTTCACAGTCTACGGCCCCTGGGGGCGTCCGGACATGGCGTACTTCTTCTTCACCCGCGACATCCTCCGCGGGAAGCCGGTGTCCATCTTCGAATGCCCTGACCACGCCACGGTCGCTCGCGACTTCACCTACATCGACGACATCGTCAGAGGCTGCGTGGCCGCCGTCGACCACGCCGGGAAGAGTACCGGAAGTGGCGGAAAGAAGCATGGTTCAGCGCCATTCCGAATCTATAACCtcggcaacacctcccctgttTCCGTCTCCGATTTAGTCTCCATCCTGGAGCAGCTTCTCAAGGTTAAAGCTGTCAAAAAGTTGGTGAAAATGCCCAGGAATGGGGACGTGCAATTCACCCACGCCAACATCACGCTCGCGCAGAAGGAGCTTCGTTACCGCCCGACCACTGGCCTCCAATCCGGCCTCAAAAAATTTGTTCGTTGGTACCTCGATTACTACTCTTCTTCCTTGAGTAAgcatggaagcaaaggaagaacaaCAAATTGA